The nucleotide sequence AATTGACGCCTCGGATGATCTGCGCCGGCGCCCTGGTGGGCGGAGTGGACTCCTGCCAGGTATTGCAGAATTATGATGCTATCGTGATATACAaggaaatgtgtgtatgtatacatgttgACCGTGCAATTTTAGGGTGACAGCGGGGGTCCCCTGGTGTGTAAAACGGCCTCGGGGGAGTGGAGGCTGGCGGGGGTGGTGAGCTGGGGCGAGGGTTGCGGTCGCCGCAACAAGCCAGGCGTGTACAGCCGGGTTACCGCGTTGCTGGACTGGGTCGGACAACATTTGGAGGTACAGTCAACGTTGGTGTATTAACGTTTTAGCAGTTATGCTCAAATcattagttcatttttttttggaaccgtttaccctcacaagggtcgcggggggtgctggagcctatgccagctaactAGGTGGGGGACAGCCCGAATGGgtagctagccaatcgcagggtacaaggagacaaatgacaaccaatcatagctaggggcaatttagagtgttagacagctagcctagcatgcatgtttttagggaggtgggaggaaaccggggtacccggaggaaaacccacgcagtgaggaccgacctgggatcgaacccgcgATGCTATGTTTAATGACTTTATACTGTTAGCTGAAAGTGCTAGTCTTTATATAGTATTTGTTTATTCAAGGGTTACTTATGGGAAATAAATTGACTGAATAAGAAACATAATAGACTGAAGAGTTCAATATTGTTAAatagaacttgttaagactaaATTAATGTAAAAGTAGAAGCTTTTTTGAGCAGATCTGTCACTTAAAGTaccaaaaaaggtcaaattacTCGAAATATTCACTGAATTAATGTATattttcctctttactttacaacCTGCTTTTCATGATTGCAtcgatgcttttttaaaatgatgcaGCTGCAAAAACCTTTCCTGAAAGGCACATTCTAAACCATatgattaattttaaaatgtatttctttctcCAGCAAGATCAACCGAACCATTTGGAGGATTCCACTGGATCATAACAACAATAAAtgcaaacaaaatgtatttttccaaaGTCCAACTTCTCATTGAAATtatctttatttattcttttatttcatAGAATAACACTGTATACTGTGATATTACATATAATCTAACTGGCACCAAGTCCCGTCTAAAAGGCGAACTTTGGAGTCCAAGTTAACTTTTTAAGCAATATTTGATTATAATCAGAGAAGCAGTCTGCCGCCTCCGTGAATCATCATGACGGGCTATATTTTGCAAAAATCTACACCACTTCTCTTCCGTCTTCGAGCGACTTTAAGCCCGCTAGGTCTCGGGGAAAAGCCGACAATGTGCTCGAAGATAACCGCGATGGTCCTGGTTCGACGACGCCTGGAAACGGCACTCATTGGACACCGGTGCTACACCGAGGGCTCGAGAGTCTCGGAAGCCGGGAATAGGAGCCTGAGCTCGGGCGTGAGGGCACGCCACCTCCCGCTAGCACGAGTGAGAACGTATTCCTCCGGGACACGGTTGAACGACGGGCTGCTCTTTAGACAGGTAATATTCGTCGTGTTACGTCTAAAAAATGACGgtgataatgtttttttgtgactttgtttctttttgtttcaccTGGGTTGTCGACACGGTAGCATTAGCAGAATTAGCTTTGGGACGTTTGTTTCACCTGCGTTGTTTTGTAGACATGTTAGCATTAGCAGCGTTAGCTTTGGGACGAGGTGGTAAGGTCACGTGTAAATGGAACCAAAGTTGTCGTCGAAACTCGTTTTAAGTCATTCACTGACATTGTCGATTAGAGACGTTGTAATCAATTTGATTGGTGGCCAAGGACGAATGATAGTGTTTTGGAATTATTTCGTAAAGGCATAAATTGGGAACTCAGTTTTCATATCTTTTTTTCaagttattttttgttcttgtgcGTTCTACAAATCTCACTGAACTAGTGAtggccatttttatttcaataaacAATAACTGAAGTTATGGGGAAAGATGTCAGATATTCTTTGGCCCATTGACACAGTGACCCGTTTATTTTTGTGACCTAAATTAGGATGAATTACagtgcattttaaatgttttaaatcacctCTCagtcaattcttttttttaaagaacatgtCATGTAGTTGACATAATTGTGTATTTGACATCATTTGGACCAATATGGCATGACGTAGCATTATATAGTCTTAACAGAGCAGAGCAAAATCATATTTCAGATACAAGTAGTAATAAAATATGCTATGAACAACCTCACAAGGAAAATCAATTGaactcatttatttaatttttcatcaTCCATTACCACTTGCACAATCACAAATCAGGTTTTCACAAGTGCCACATTTAAGAAACGAGATATTAGGAGCCTGAAGtcgtaaaataaaatacaatatttcatGAAAAATGGTTTTCTGATTTTCAGATATATCAATAATtctaatattaattttaaaaaattgagttGTAACTAGCTTAGACGTAGTACTACTTTTGCAATGTAGTATTGTTAACAACAAGCCAATCTTTGTGTTTTTCAAGCTCTTCGAATCAGAGAGCAGCACCTACACGTACCTGCTAGCCGACGCCGTCACCAAGGACGCCGTCCTCATCGACCCCGTGCTGGAAACCATCGATCGGGACCTCAAGCTAATCGACGAACTGGGCCTCCAGCTGAGGGTAGCAGGTCTGTAGCGCAAAATCTCTCGATTGAAGTCTTCCCGTGAATTAACGTTGCCATGTTTCCAAGTGAACACTCACTGCCACGCGGACCATATCACCAGCACGGGGCTGATGAAAACGAGGCGGGCCGGCCTGAGAAGCGCCATCTCCAAATCCAGCGGCGCCACGGCTGACATCCTCTTAACCGAGGGAGACGAGATCCTCTTCGGAAAACAGGTAGGAAAACACGTCTTAACTTTTAAGCGACTTTTGTGAACACTTGGTTGttttcatgacttttttttataccttttcttttttattttatcactttttaaaattttcttgTTGTATTGctttccctcgattatcgcggttgatgtagaccagacatggccgtgataaacaaaaaaaacgtgaacccatattattatttatttttaatttttttttattagtattattattattattttacttcagtgctgagttctagtaccaAGCGCAGGACAGGCAGTGGCTTGAGCTTGCGAGTttttgcgtggattttcacatttttatgaacttgaaaaaaacaaaaaaactttttttaaaattgtttttttgattaaaaacttttttttgacttgcgagtttcagtgtggatttttatGACattacaaaaagtaaaaaaaataaaaatctgcgatgtagtgaaaccgcgatattcgagggattactgtattttctattaCTATGAGTTATTCAagctttatttattcattacttatttattattatttactgatttatttattagttgttattatttattaattatttatttgtctgtttgttgtttggGCACTTTCTGGTgagactttaaatctcattatacttgaataaCAAAGATAAAAGCACTCCATTCAATTCTAATTCAATGTTGTCGTCTGCGATTGGTCAGAAATGTCAATTGAGCGTCACTCCCTTGCAGCATTTGATTGTGCGAGAAACACCGGGACACACGGACGGCTGCGTGACGCTGGTCACGTCAGATCAGTCCATGGCGTTCACTGGCGACGCGTTGCTCATCCGAGGCTGCGGCAGGACGGACTTCCAGCAAGGTTGGTGCTTATTTTCTTCTAGAAACTCAGTCTCaatgttttttcttaagattttcccttcaaattaacacatttgtactccctattaaaaccataaatatggaggtgaaaattgtgaaccatgaggcggcttatacgagagaaattgcaaaattcaaccattttaagccaattttaagggtacggcttatacgagggaaattttgaaattcaatgattttaaggcaattttaagggtacggcatatacgagggaaattttgaaattcaatgattttaaggctattttaagggtgcggcttatacgagggaaattttgaaattcaatatttttaaggcaatttttagggtacggcttatacgagggaagttttgaaattcaatgattttaaggcaattttaagggtacggcttatacgagggaaattttgaaattcaatgattctaaggcaattttaagggtacggcttatacgagggaaattttgaaattcaatatttttaaggcaattttaagggtacggcttatacgagggaaattttgaaattcaatatttttaaggcaattttaagggtacggcttatacgagggaaattttgaaattcaatatttttaacgcaattttaagggtacggcttatacgagggaaattttgaaattcaacgattttaagggtacggcttatactggggaaattgtgaaattcaacgattttaagggtgcggcttatacgcggaggcggctaatatgcgagaaaatacggtaaatttcgAGCCAAAATTCACTTCATAGTAACGTCCagaaaaaaactttgtttttgtaATACTTAAATACGACCACAAGAGGACAGTATTGTACCTTTAGCTTCAATTTTCCAAACCGTGACCACTCTGCGTCTTATCAGGTTGCTCCAAATCGCTTTACAATTCCATTCATAAGAAGATCTTCACCCTGCCCGATCATTGCCTTATCTACCCGGCGCACGACTACCGAGGTAAACCCACCAACGCTTTTGCACGCAACGTTTCAATACGAAGTCGTAACATCGGCGGATCCTCGCCGTTCCAGGTCAGACGGTGTCGACCGTCGGCGAGGAACGCGCGTTCAACCCTCGCTTGACGAAGAGCCTGGACGAGTTTGTGACCATCATGAACAACCTAAATCTCCCCAAACCTTCCAAAATAGGTCCGTAAAATTTCAACCAACCACAACACACGAAATTTTCCACCGCTTTACATCTGActtaaatattattatcattttttttcctttcagatATTTCAATGCCTGCAAATCTGGTTTGCGGAGTTCAGCCTATTTGAACAACTTGTCTTGTTAACTTACTATTCAATTATCTGTTGAATATATagatagtatatatattttcgtATCAGGTGCCATTTTATTGTACATTTAGTCAAATGGAAAACATGTTAATCgtatacacacatttttttttttcacctcaaAGAACATTCTTTACCGTATAACAGAagacgtggctctcgagccacattcCCGGCTAAAACGCTTCTTAATAAATTTTGGATATAATGTAGCTTTCTACCtgctttcatgtttctcttattcttactctctcttaaaacacacaaattattaatcaaaacatttcatgtttaGTTGTTgtgcaaaaacacaaattacagtttgtgttttgaaaagcgaagtaaaaaaaagtaacagAATTCCCTCGCAGCTTTTCAATAGCTTGATATGAAGTAGGAAGTCCTTTAACATAAAATACTAATTCCGTTAGCAAATTCCATCTTTTCCAAAGTGCTTTCTGGGGGACGTGGCGCTCGCCATTCCACGCGTTTTAGGTCACGCAATGAGGGACGACATCTTGTTCGGGTACGCTTTGGGGCAGTATATTGGCCTCGGGAGTGCTCTCCTGGGAAGCGGACTCGGTCACTTCGGCGTTGAGGCCTGTCGTGAGGTAATTCAATCCAAAATAATTTGGTTTCATCAGAGTTCCGCCTGGGCTTATTTTAGGAACTCCAAGGAAAAGCTTTTACTTACCAACTGACGCATATTTGGCTGCAAGCAAAAAACACGAAAAAGTTAGTCGCCATCGACTGAAAAAGCAAACgtccctcaccttttctccattTGTAGACGATGGCGGCGACGATCACGACGGCCACAACGAGGACCGCCAACGCTACGGCGAAGGCCAGCGCCGTCTTCCTCCTTTCTTCCGCTTCACAAAGCGACGGACGTCACGTGTGTTTCGGacgaggacggacggacggacgggcggagGCGTGCAGCTCACCTTCGATGCGCTCGTTGCTCAGGAGGACGCGGTCGTCCAGCGGGACGACGATGTCGTCCGGGACGCCGGCCAGCTGGAAGACGCACTCGTATCGGGCGCTGGGGTCCGCCGCTCTGAGGTGGGCGGAGACCTGGAAGGTCCCGTCGTGGTTGGGCAGGATCTCTTCCCTCTCCACGCCCTTGGAGAGTTTCTGGCCGTCCTTCTTCCAGAACAAGATGGCGTCCCTGGGGTAGAAACCCGTGGCGTGGCAGGTCACCGGCGACCACGACCTCTTCTGCAGCAGGGACGCGCGGAAGCACTGCCGTGTGGGCGAGGGCCGAAGAAGAGGGGAGGAAAAAGTTTTGGTCGGAAAGAACGTCGCTTGGCTAAGATTGTACTACCTGTTCTCGTGAGGAAGTCCTTCCCGTTGCTCACATGGATCTTCAAGTAGTCTGGACAAGTTTCAGTGTAGTAATCCTTTAcatattgaacatattcaaaTCGTTCCCATTTGTGTTTGGTGTTGAGCGCTTGCGGCTTGAGCGCAAGCCATCTCCGTTCCTTCAAGTCTAACGATATGAAGTCTTCTCCGTCGTAAGCGTGGTGTTCCCAACCGTCAACCTTGCCGGTCTCGTCGTCCCATTCGCAGCCAGATATTTGCTGGATCGTGTGAACGCCTGAGAGAAAGGAACGGAAATAAGGCGACGTTTGCTCAAAAAAGGGGACCGGCGACTGAATGGTCGCAAAAACGCTCCAAAGCAGGACGGCAACTCACCTCCGCTTTGGTTGAAGCGCTCATTAACAGTTTCAAAGTTGAGTTTGGAGACATGCTGATTGTGAATACAGACCTCCGTGTACCTCCTCCAGTAGTCTGGATCCTGGGCTGTAATCTTGTTCACCCAATCGTGTTTGGGACTTGATTTCCTGCTCTTGCTGTCGTAGTGAGTGATCGGCACGCCGTCAACGTAAACGACGATCAAGTATACTGGGAAGTTTGGAATTTGAGACGACGCTGTTTCGATAATCTCCAGCGTGTGGAAcactgaaagaaaaagaaaaaacatttcttgATCTAAATGCCCAAATCTTGTCCTCATCCCATTTTCAAAACTGCGCACTTTTGACCGAGTTGACCGTCATTTTTCCGCCTTTCATTTGAAAAACGGACATCATTGCACAAGCAGATATTTGGGAAATGCAAAATACCAACTTTTTCGACCAGCATAGAGTTAATGTTAGgacgtggctgccattgacgacgctagacgtCCGATTCCTTGAAACTGCTGGAAAATCCCACAGACACCCAAGTGATTTCTTTTGACGACTTCTATCTTTTGAAAAGGTCTTTGAATACAAACCCCGTCCCCCGGCAAAAGACGACACTGGAGCTCTATTTCGATACCCCCTTTGTCCTGAAATCTTGAGGGGGCACTTTAAAGTGCGTGACAGTATTTGAAGACAAAGTTTAGGAGAAAATTGACTTACCGGGCTGGACACTTTGAATGTGGAGAGCCACAACAAATAAAGCTGCCATCTCCAGCATCTtgaaccatgttttttttctcaattttgaagcCAACGTCGCGTCTCAAATGAAAGACAAGTTGGACAAGCTTACGTGAGTGGAGTTTAATGAAGTCGGATGGACAAACTTCACTGCGGGAAAATGCACCAACCGCCACTCCTTAAGGGAGGGCATCTCGGAGGTTGATGTAGGCGTGagttaataaaaagaaaaaaagaaaaaaaacattcactagCTGATCTCAAAAAGTACTTATCTGTTTTTTATGGCTTCACCTCATTGGACTATGACCTCCTTTCGACGTAACTAAAAACACTCAATTCCAAAtatctcatgtcattttctctCACAATACCCGCATTTTGAATGAAATGCAGGGCGACTCGGCAGATGCgcgtttagagcaggggtccccaaactttttcctgtgagggccacataacttttcccttctctgatggggggccggtgtcagtttgtaacagaaaaagtgtgacgatcataggggagattattttttttttattgttttccagaaagccacatataaccaaataaccctttccaggttctttacagaaaaaaagtcaggaaataaattataacactattaatgaaataaataataactaaataaccctctctgagttcttcacagaaaaaaacaggaaataaataacactatttatgaaataaataataactaaataactctctctgggttcttcatagaaaaaaaagccatggaacattaactttctgttgtgccatgcacaatcttctccctttgctctgaagtttatgcaggacaccacaaccgtcattaaagaatcccacgtcaacattttgcagcacagtgcttggtggtgaattaggcagtggactcatagcggggcggtgagaccccttttttccaactcccagttcatgcgtcccattattagaccgcgagtttcggccaccatgctaggagccccgtcagtcgtgatgctagctagctttgaccagtccaggtccaacttctccatggtttggcacactttgtccaaaatatcctctcccgttgtagtccctttgagactttgtagggctgccagatcctcgcaaatctcaaagtttgcgctaactccacgaataaaaatgagcagttgcgctgtgtcttgcacgtccgtgctttcatccagtgctaatgaaaaaaagtcaaattcttttgtcttctgctgcagctgggcatatacattactcccgatttcttcaacgcgtctggtgattgtactcgccgacagacttacggcattaaatgcatctttcttctcgggacacacttcctccgcgacaacatccatacatttcttaaaaaactctccgtcagtgaaaggcttaccgctgcttgctatcagtttagcaacccgaaagctgggccgaacggatgcctgcttcagctgagcttggcgtacaaatgtattctgctgagatagtagtccactttttagctttgagagtttgtctgctcgtatttggccttgcaagctatcgtacttgtctttgtgacgggattcatagtgtcagcaaagattgtattctttgaataccgccaccgtctcttgacagatgagacaaacagccttttctttgcattgaacaaaaaagaatcatttttccactgcaggttaaataccctgcattctgaatcaatttgtctcttacctaactttttcgccattattctgttctctctttgacagggccgggcctaggattttttttttctggaggccaaataggaaaaaaatctgatagcgtctctggtattgttcagagggccgggccaaatgtgctgacgggccgtatccggcccgtgggccgtagtttggtgagcACTGCTCTAAACGCTCATCTGTCGGGTCGCCCTGCATTTCATTCAACATGTGGGTATTGTGAgggaaaatgacatgagatATTTGGAATTGAAAGTGTTTTAGTTAAGCCTAAAGGAGGTCATAGTCCAATGAGGTGAAcccataaaaaaaactggaactaACTCGCAGACCTCAGATCAGCTagcgaatgttttttttctttttttctttttttttatctcattaCAAGCAAGCGACCTTTGTTTCCCCACACATTTTTCCGCCTCGCCCGTGAAACTCCGAGATGGCCTCCAGAAAGATGGCCATCCTGGACTCGTTGGAGAACTTGTCCAAGTATTGCTACGAGATGTTCTGCATGGCTCTGGTGGACCGGCGCGGGGAACGCAGGGTGCCGTTGTCCAAGGTGGAGAAGCAGTCGCGGGTGGAGGTCACCAACGTGCTGGTGTCCACCTTCACCGAGGCCCAAGCCCCGGCCGTCGTCTCCGAGCTCTTCAGGGTCATCCGGTGTTTCGACGAGGCCGAGGACCTGGGTAGGAGccgggatttttggggggtagtttttttttttttttgcatggggATCTGGAAATGCTGACTCGATTACTTTCGCTTTGGAATGTgtacgcatgtgtgtgtgtgcgcgcttgTGTGAACTTGTTCACTTGAGCTTGTTTTTCAGCCTTCCTTCAAATGTTTCATACTTCTGTACCGTTTATTCTCAcaatggtcgtggggggtgctggagcctatccaagccaaccatgggcagcaggtggggggCAACTGGTTGACAGCAACAATCGTTGGGCACAATGAAACGGGCAAAAAGACACCGACTGTTTcttgttattttaaatgttggtttggtttgtttttggtttggtttgttttgatttaatctgttttgttttggcttgttttatatttttttattttattttattattatttttaatttttttattattattattttttattttttttatttttattttgtttcattttgttttaatttgttttattttgctttattttgctttattttgttttatttagctttattttgctttgttttggttCGTGCCCAAGAAGttagcggggataggctccagcaccccccgcgaaccttgtgaggataaaaaaaatgaatgaatgttggttCATTGTTTTGCAGATGAAAAAATCTCTAAAATTAAAAGAAAGGCAGCTCGTGAGAAATGTAAGTCACTtggtttttatttctattttgtcAACAATCACTTCAAGctataattttgtttgttttctcagCACGCTCCGACGCCGATCGGCGATCCGCCCGGGGTGAAGTCGGCTCTCCGCCCAGGTCTAGCCGGGATAGGGACCAGCGAAGCGAGACTCGAACCAGGAACCGCGAGAAAAAATCCAGAAGCAAAGAGGCTTCCAGGGCGGAAGAACGTCGATCCGAGACTCGAACCGGGAGTCGCTGTAAAGAATCCAGAAGAAGAGAAGAAGCTTTGGCGATGGATGAATATCGTCGATTCGAGAAACATCTGAGGAGATGTGGGAGAGAACACGGAAGAGAAGGACCTTTCGCGATGGAACGACATCCATCTGAAATGAGCTTTGAGAGTGACTACAGAAGAAGACCACACTGTCCTCCTGGAGTTATGATTCTCACCGACAGAGGTCCCGTTTGTGTCCGGGACTTTAACGGTAAAATCCTAAAAATCCTAAATAGGTCAAATTGTCCTCACCCTTTCAGAATGCGCTtcactcattcgctgccagtcaGGTCATAAAGTagaccgtattggcccgaatgcgtagaccgtgttcttttaccttgttttgtcgccggtcttttggtcgtcggtcttttggtcgcccgatgTTGcgatcggggcgaccaaaagaccgcaaccaaaagaccggcgaccaaaagacggcgaccaaaagaccggcgaccaaaagaccggcgaccaaaagaccggcgaccaaaagaccggcgaccaaaagacggcgaccaaaagaccggcgaccaaaagaccggcgaccaaaagaccggcgaccaaaagacggcgaccaaaagaccggtgaccaatcgatcGCACACGGAGAATACAGaccctttttttgcattgagatAACATTGAAAAAGTGTGGGTCGTACAttcagggtctggacatcaatAGACATCCCGCTAACTCAAAAAGTTGTTgttgccattgttttttttgcagcgcCACCACCGTATGAAATGAGACGTTGCAATCCGATTTGTGAGGAAGATGACAGCGATGAAGACAGTGACGAAGACAGCGACGAAGACAGCGACGAAGACAGCGACGAAGACAGCGACGGTGACAGATGTGAAGACAGACATCGGGACCGACATTGGGACAGACATGGGGACCGACATCGGGACAGACATCGGGACAGACATGGGGACAGACATCGGGACAGATGTGAAGACAGCGACGAAGACAGCGACGGTGACAGATGTGAAGACAGACATCGGGACCGACATCGGGACAGACATGGGGACAGACATGAGAGCAGACATGAGAACAGAAAGGATTCTGACAGCAGTGAAGACCTAGTTGAGGCCGTTGCGTCGTTTTGTCGGAAGAAGATCAAGAAAATGTTAATCTAGGCCACCAACAATGGCTAAAGAGTCATCCAGGATGCAATCTAAGGTAAAAAATGGGAACAataacaacacacacaaaaaagaaacaaacaaacgcaaaaagaaaaaagacaaacaaaaaacaaaataacaaaaaacaaaaacgccaACTAagcaaaaaacacataaaaaacaaacaaagcaaaaacaaaacaaaaacaacaaaatacaaaacaaaaaacaaatgcaaaaaacaaaaacaaacaaatgccgaaataaaaacacatgcaatacaatacaaaaagaaaacaccaacaaaacaaaaaacataaatataaaaatataaatataaaaacacaaatataaaaacacaaacaaagcaaaaacaaaaaatacaaacaaaacaaaaaacaaacatgcaaaaacaaaacaaaaatactagacaaaaacaaaacaagacaaaaattaaacaaaacaagacaaaaattaaacaaaacaagacaaaaaataaacaaaaacaaatcaggacaaaaattaaacaaaaccaagacaaaaattaaacaaaaacaaaacaagacaaaaattaaacaaaaacaaaacaagacaaaaattcaacaaaaacaagacaaaaattcaacaaaaacaagacaaaaattcaacaaaaacaagacaaaaattcaacaaaaacaagacaaaaattcaacaaaaacaagacaaaaattcaacaaaaacaagacaaaaattcaacaaaaacaagacaaaaattcaacaaaaacaagacaaaaattcaacaaaaacaagacaaaaattcaacaaaaacaagacaaaaattcaacaaaaacaagacaaaaattcaacaaaaacaagacaaaaattcaacaaaaacaagacaaaaattcaacaaaaacaagacaaaaattcaacaaaaacaagacaaaaattcaacaaaaacaagacaaaaattcaacaaaaacaagacaaaaattaaacaaaaacaagacaaaaattaaacaaaaacaagacaaaaattaaacaaaaacaagacaaaaattaaacaaaaacaagacaaaaattaaacaaaaacaagacaaaaattaaacaaaaacaaaacaagacataaatacaaaaactaCAATATGTTTTTGTAAACTATAACATTTGCCtggttaaatttgtatttttacatttcattactttcatttcatttttaaaaagagataTATGAAATATTTACTGTGCCAAGGCTGTATTTTTAATTGATGCTTGAATtttgaaactatttttaaatagtttttatcACTTCATTTTCATCTTGTATGCAattgcagtattttttatttttgtcatgattttttttcttttgtgtactttgttttttttatgtttgtctaCACTGT is from Stigmatopora argus isolate UIUO_Sarg chromosome 4, RoL_Sarg_1.0, whole genome shotgun sequence and encodes:
- the ethe1 gene encoding persulfide dioxygenase ETHE1, mitochondrial — its product is MTGYILQKSTPLLFRLRATLSPLGLGEKPTMCSKITAMVLVRRRLETALIGHRCYTEGSRVSEAGNRSLSSGVRARHLPLARVRTYSSGTRLNDGLLFRQLFESESSTYTYLLADAVTKDAVLIDPVLETIDRDLKLIDELGLQLRVAVNTHCHADHITSTGLMKTRRAGLRSAISKSSGATADILLTEGDEILFGKQHLIVRETPGHTDGCVTLVTSDQSMAFTGDALLIRGCGRTDFQQGCSKSLYNSIHKKIFTLPDHCLIYPAHDYRGQTVSTVGEERAFNPRLTKSLDEFVTIMNNLNLPKPSKIDISMPANLVCGVQPI
- the LOC144072939 gene encoding uncharacterized protein LOC144072939 gives rise to the protein MASRKMAILDSLENLSKYCYEMFCMALVDRRGERRVPLSKVEKQSRVEVTNVLVSTFTEAQAPAVVSELFRVIRCFDEAEDLDEKISKIKRKAAREKSRSDADRRSARGEVGSPPRSSRDRDQRSETRTRNREKKSRSKEASRAEERRSETRTGSRCKESRRREEALAMDEYRRFEKHLRRCGREHGREGPFAMERHPSEMSFESDYRRRPHCPPGVMILTDRGPVCVRDFNAPPPYEMRRCNPICEEDDSDEDSDEDSDEDSDEDSDEDSDGDRCEDRHRDRHWDRHGDRHRDRHRDRHGDRHRDRCEDSDEDSDGDRCEDRHRDRHRDRHGDRHESRHENRKDSDSSEDLVEAVASFCRKKIKKMLI